DNA sequence from the Glycine soja cultivar W05 chromosome 18, ASM419377v2, whole genome shotgun sequence genome:
GGATGGATGGAGAGAGAAATAGGATTTGCGATTTGGGCTTTTTGGTTCTTTATCTAAAAAGTTAAAGAAGAACTATACCATGATGGAGGAGAGATAGAGCTAAGTatgttttcatattttcatattCTGACAATTTTTAGCTTCTAGAAACAGTATTTAAAGATTAAGCTATAAAATATTACAGACTCCTTTAACAACAGTGTTTGATGAAAGggctaaaataatatattgatcaattttagaaattaaaaaaataacttttaatttaagagattaaaaaacCATATTTctgaactaaaaatatatttaaatgtttaattaattttgtatgatAATACTAGTTCTAATGGCGAGAAGGAACTATGGAACAAGGTCCGTGGAAACTGTGGCTGAGGCATGCGCGGATGTACTTTTGATGCAATCAAGGTCACACGGTTGGCCACTTGGACCAATTCCATAAATAAATACCTTACTTTTTAGAAATCGATAAAAATGGTAAGTTTAATTTAACTTAAAGCTTTACATACTTGGACACCGAACTACTTTGGAAACATCATTTGTACGGATACCCCGTCTTTTATGTGCCTTGCTCATTGCCAAAAGTTATTCCACTAAACTACACTAATTATTTTGAGactttgaataattatttaacactttctatttttttatactaatatcatcaagctttttttatgtttagttatTGAATTTGGAAACTTGGTCGCGAGGATACACCTCTTCGTTATTTCGTACTTATTTTGCTTATATAAAAGTACTACTAGTAGAACATAATGGTGGTAATTAAGGACGAAAGAGGGAGAACTTTCATTCTCATTAttctataataataaaataatgaaagaaatgtacTATAACTCAAGACTCAAGAGTCGATTTGTCACCGAGTGAGATTTGATTATATTATTCATCAATATTACATTCAGTCTAGCAGTATCAAAAATTGTGTAGAACACTACAAGACACTATCTTGCCAATGACATAGTAGTCCTAGTTTTCAATTACACTTCGATTGGTTCAATGATCATGATTTGGGGTAGATTCCTTTTCTAACTTATCTTCCTCGTCGTTCATGTCTGGACATTATATGTGTTCGTTGTGATCAAAACCATATAAGTAACGCCAAAATAACATAAGCAAAAAGAGTTTCTTGTTCAAACTATAACGATGTCTCATATAGTGACAGTAATTGATGAATCCATGATTAGCAAACAAGTGCCGGCAAATGTTAAAATCATGCGTATAGCTCTCAATCCATTTGGCAAATGGCAATAAATAAGCtctaaatagaaaattataataactcaAAGAAAAGATacctattataaatttataataaggtGTTCAAGAGGTCGAGAATTTTGAGGCATAGAAATCCCACCTGGGATATGGGAAGCAAAGATGGATTTTTCCGTTATGCAGATGGCTTTGACAAATTGCTATTACTCTTTGGGACTTTGGGTTGCATTGGAGGTGGCCTACAAACCCCTATGACAATGCTTGTTCTTGGCAGTTTGATAGATGATTATGCTGGTGGATCTGGACATGCTGTGTCCAACCATGTTATTGACAAGGTAATTAAATATTAGTACATGAGGTCATTCACTGAAGCCATTCATTCTAGACACATGATAACAGAAGTAAATGCAAAAATTTCAAAGTCAtggttttgttatttttcctGCTACTAGTAGTTATGATGATATTCAACAatagtataaattataaaatatagtttttacATTCCAAAATTTCATTTGCTTAAAAACATCTGACAAAAGTTCTGTCATGATTCTTTCAGTACGCTCTAAGGCTGCTGGGTGTTGCTATTGGGGTTGCTCTATCCTCCTTTATAGGTAACTATTGTTGCAAATTTTGGATATTTGGTTTCCAACTTTCCATTGTTAATGATAACGTGGCCCGTTGAACTCTACCCTTTTTTCTGTCTCCTCTAGCAGATTAATCATGGATATGTGTAACATCATTAACGATTTTTTCTTGGTGTAAGTAAATATATGAAAGAGgacgagccctggtgcagcggtaaagttgtgccttggtgacttgttggtcatgggttcgaatccgaaaacagcctctttgcatatgcaagggtaaggttgcgtacaacatccctcccccataccttcgcattgcgaagagcctctgggcaatggggtacgaagttttttttaagtaaatatatgaaaaaaaatccttgtccagctaaagtaattattacctttttcattttttctttggttACATTGACAAGTGGATATCATGACCTGACTCAATGAACTGACAATTGCCTAAATTCATATCCCACCTTAACCAATTGAAATATGCTCAGTCagcaaaataattacttttcatGTAGTAAGAGTTCAATATTGATTTCAAGAGAATGCATGCATGATATTTGTCCTGCAGAAGGGGTATGTTGGACAAGAACAGCAGAAAGACAAACTTCCCGCATGAGAACTGAATATCTTAAATCAGTCCTAAGGCAAGAAGTTGGTTTCTTCGACAAGCAAACTGACTCTTCCTCAACTTTTCAAGTTATTGCCACCATAACTTCTGATGCTCAAACAATACAAGATACCATGGCTGATAAGGTATActtattacttaattatttatagAATAGAACTTTCCTCCTTATTCTTTTGAATCCTTTgtggtaaaaataatttgtatgggTTTGTTGCAGGTGCCCAATTGTCTTGGTCACCTCTCAGCATTTTTCTCTAGCTTTGTAGTGGCACTCTTCCTTTCATGGAGACTTGCACTAGCTGCTTTTCCATTTTCAATCATAATGATCATGCCAGCTATCATATTTGGGAAGACCATGAAAGAGCTGGGAAATAAAATGAAGGATGCATATGGAGTTGCTGGTAGCATAGCTGAACAAACAATCTCATCAATTCGAACTGTTTATTCATATGTAGGTGAGAAGCAGACACTAGAAGCGTTCAACTCAGGTCTTCAGAAAAGTATGGAGATTGGCATAAAACTAGGTCAAACCAAGGGAGTGATTATTGGTAGCTTTGGGTTGCTATATGCTACTTGGGCATTCCAATCTTGGGTTGGTAGTGTTCTGGTCAGGACAAAAGGAGAAAGTGGTGGCCCTGTGTTTTGTGCTGAAATATGCATCATTTGGGGAGGACTGTAAGTATCATCAGAATTTacccccttttctttttctttttttgctaagTAATATATCTAATAACTTTGTAGGAGATATTCTGCTAAGATAAAGACTCTTGGGGAGAACATGTTGATATTACTACATAAACTGAAATATATATGAAATGAACTAATATTGAATTGGAAAAAAATGTGCTTCTCTTGTCCATGGGACTTCACACTTGCTATGACTGTTAACTTCAATTTAAAATGCACAGGTCTCTGATGAGTGCACTCCCAAATCTTGGTTTCATATTAGAGGCAACAACAGCTACTACCCGAATTTTTGAGATGATTGACCGAGTGCCAACCATAAATtcttataaagaaaaaggaaagctCTTAACACATACAAGAGGAGAGATCACATTTAACGAGGTTGAGTTTAGTTACCCATCAAGGCCAGATGCACCGGTTCTCCAAGGACTCAATCTGAAAGTACAGGCAGGTAAAACAGTAGGCCTAGTTGGAGGGAGTGGTTCTGGCAAATCTACTATCATCTCTTTGCTTGAAAGATTTTATGATCCTGTATATGGTGAGATATTGCTTGATGGATATGATATACAGACACTCCACATTAAGTGGTTAAGGTCCCAGATGGGACTGGTAAATCAGGAACCAATTCTCTTTGCAACATCCATAAGGGAGAACATTCTATTTGGCAAGGAAGGAGCTTCAATGGAAGCTGTTATAAGCGCAGCAAAGGCAGCAAATGCACATGATTTCATTGTTAAACTTCCTAATGGATATGAAACTCAAGTAAGATATGAATTCTGTCCCATTCCATACTTCTTATCCCACCTAATTTTGATTAGCAAGATCCTAAACACACAGTTATTTGATATTGTTCAATTTGATTACTCAGAAAATTGCAATTTGTTGTTCAGGTAGGACAATTCGGAGCTCAATTGTCTGGAGGGCAAAAACAAAGGATTGCCATTGCAAGGGCTTTAATAAGAGAGCCAAAAATTCTCCTACTAGATGAAGCCACAAGTGCATTGGATTCACAATCCGAAAGACTAGTGCAAGATGCCCTTGATAAGGCTTCCAGAGGCAGAACAACAATCATCATAGCGCATCGGCTATCCACAATTCGTAAAGCTGATTCAATAGTAGTTATTCAATCTGGAAGAGTGGTTGAATCTGGTTCCCATGATGAACTACTCCAACTGAACAATGGGCAAGGAGGGACTTACAGCAAAATGCTACAACTGCAACAGGCAATAAGTCAAGACGAAAATGCATTGCATCAAATAAACAAGAGCCCTTTAGCTATGGTAAATCAAACAAGTCCAATTTTTAGCAGGCAAAGTAGCCCAATTCATCATGCATTTAGCTCAACGCAACCGTTTAGTCCCATATATTCAATCAGTATTCCAGGGTCCAGCTTTGATGACTACAGCAGCGAAAACTGGGAGAAATCTTCAAATGCAAGCTTCTCTCAATGGCGTTTACTTAAAATGAATGCCCCAGAGTGGAAACATGCATTGCTTGGGTGTTTAGGGGCCATTGGCTCTGGAATATGTCAGCCAATTTACTCCTATTGCTTGGGAATTGTTGCATCTGTCTACTTTATAAAGGACAACTCTCTCATCAAATCAGAAATCAGGTTGTACTCGTCCATCTTCTGCTGCATAGCTGTTGTCAACTTCCTTTCAGGCCTCATTCAACATTACAATTTCACCATTATGGCAGAACGCTTGCTAAAAAGGGTGCGAGAAAACTTGCTAGAGAAGGTGCTGACTTTTGAGATGGGATGGTTTGACCAAGAGGATAACAGCAGTGCGGCAATTTGTGCTCGTTTGGCAACTGAAGCCAACTTGGTTAGATCCCTTGTTGCAGAACGAATGTCATTGTTAGTTAACGTTTCTGTTATGGCTTTCTTGGCTTTTGTACTAAGTTTAATTGTCACATGGAGGGTGGCTCTTGTTATGACCGCAATGCAGCCGTTGATCATTGTATGCTTCTACTCAAAAAACATTCTCATGAAAAGTATGGCAGGCAAAGCAAGAAAGGCTCAAAGAGAGGGTAGTCAATTAGCAATGGAAGCTACTACCAATCATAGGACTATTGCTGCATTCTCATCTGAGAAAAGGATTTTAAATTTGTTCAGAATGGCGATGGAAGGCCCCAAGAAAGAAAGCATCAAGCAATCATGGATTTCAGGTTCCATATTGTCAGCCTCATATTTTGTAACAACAGCATCTATAACTTTGACTTTTTGGTATGGAGGCCGGTTATTGAATCAAGGGCTGGTGGAATCAAAACCTCTTTTGCAAGCTTTCCTCATTTTGATGGGCACTGGTAGACAAATTGCAGAGACAGCAAGCACAACTTCTGACATAGCTAAAAGTGGAAGAGCCATTAGTTCAGTATTTGCGATACTGGATAGGAAAAGTGAGATTGAACCAGAAGATCCTAGACATAGAAAGTTCAAAAATACTATGAAGGGCCATATAAAACTGAGAGATGTCTTTTTCTCATACCCCGCAAGGCCAGATCAAATGATTCTCAAGGGCCTCAGTCTTGATATTGAAGCTGGCAAAACAGTTGCATTAGTGGGACAAAGTGGCTCGGGAAAATCCACCATCATTGGCTTAATTGAAAGAT
Encoded proteins:
- the LOC114395921 gene encoding putative multidrug resistance protein translates to MGSKDGFFRYADGFDKLLLLFGTLGCIGGGLQTPMTMLVLGSLIDDYAGGSGHAVSNHVIDKYALRLLGVAIGVALSSFIEGVCWTRTAERQTSRMRTEYLKSVLRQEVGFFDKQTDSSSTFQVIATITSDAQTIQDTMADKVPNCLGHLSAFFSSFVVALFLSWRLALAAFPFSIIMIMPAIIFGKTMKELGNKMKDAYGVAGSIAEQTISSIRTVYSYVGEKQTLEAFNSGLQKSMEIGIKLGQTKGVIIGSFGLLYATWAFQSWVGSVLVRTKGESGGPVFCAEICIIWGGLSLMSALPNLGFILEATTATTRIFEMIDRVPTINSYKEKGKLLTHTRGEITFNEVEFSYPSRPDAPVLQGLNLKVQAGKTVGLVGGSGSGKSTIISLLERFYDPVYGEILLDGYDIQTLHIKWLRSQMGLVNQEPILFATSIRENILFGKEGASMEAVISAAKAANAHDFIVKLPNGYETQVGQFGAQLSGGQKQRIAIARALIREPKILLLDEATSALDSQSERLVQDALDKASRGRTTIIIAHRLSTIRKADSIVVIQSGRVVESGSHDELLQLNNGQGGTYSKMLQLQQAISQDENALHQINKSPLAMVNQTSPIFSRQSSPIHHAFSSTQPFSPIYSISIPGSSFDDYSSENWEKSSNASFSQWRLLKMNAPEWKHALLGCLGAIGSGICQPIYSYCLGIVASVYFIKDNSLIKSEIRLYSSIFCCIAVVNFLSGLIQHYNFTIMAERLLKRVRENLLEKVLTFEMGWFDQEDNSSAAICARLATEANLVRSLVAERMSLLVNVSVMAFLAFVLSLIVTWRVALVMTAMQPLIIVCFYSKNILMKSMAGKARKAQREGSQLAMEATTNHRTIAAFSSEKRILNLFRMAMEGPKKESIKQSWISGSILSASYFVTTASITLTFWYGGRLLNQGLVESKPLLQAFLILMGTGRQIAETASTTSDIAKSGRAISSVFAILDRKSEIEPEDPRHRKFKNTMKGHIKLRDVFFSYPARPDQMILKGLSLDIEAGKTVALVGQSGSGKSTIIGLIERFYDPMKGSISIDNCDIREFNLRSLRSHIALVSQEPTLFAGTIRDNIVYGKKDASEDEIRKAARLSNAHEFISSMKDGYDTYCGERGVQLSGGQKQRIAIARAVLKDPSVLLLDEATSALDSVSENRVQEALEKMMVGRTCIVIAHRLSTIQSVDSIAVIKNGKVVEQGSHSELLSMGSNEAYYSLIRLQHGHST